One window from the genome of Cricetulus griseus strain 17A/GY chromosome 2, alternate assembly CriGri-PICRH-1.0, whole genome shotgun sequence encodes:
- the Sec61b gene encoding protein transport protein Sec61 subunit beta encodes MPGPTPSGTNVGSSGRSPSKAVAARAAGSTVRQRKNASCGTRSAGRTTSAGTGGMWRFYTEDSPGLKVGPVPVLVMSLLFIASVFMLHIWGKYTRS; translated from the exons ATG CCGGGTCCGACGCCCAGTGGCACCAACGTGGGCTCCTCAGGGCGCTCTCCCAGCAAAGCGGTGGCCGCGCGGGCGGCGGGATCCACGGTCCGGCAGAG AAAAAATGCCAGCTGCGGGACGCGGAGTGCAGGCCGCACCACCTCTGCAGGGACCGGGGGAATGTGGCGATTCTACACTGAAGATTCCCCTGGGCTCAAAGT TGGCCCTGTTCCAGTGTTGGTGATGAGTCTTTTGTTCATCGCTTCTGTATTTATGTTGCACATTTGGGGCAAGTACACACGCTCATAG
- the Alg2 gene encoding alpha-1,3/1,6-mannosyltransferase ALG2 isoform X1: protein MAENLCRARARLYPPSVLFLHPDLGLGGAERLVLDAALALQDYGCDVKIWTAHYNPNHCFLETRELPVHCAGDWLPRSLGWGGRGAAICAYVRMVFLALYVLFLSGEEFDVVVCDQVSACIPVFKLARRRKRILFYCHYPDLLLSKRNSTVKRFYRAPLDWIEEYTTGMADRILVNSQYTASIFKETFKTLSHVNPDVLYPSLNIASFDLAVPDKIDDLVPKGKQFLFLSINRFERKKNLPLALSALVQLRGRLPSQDWEKVHLFMGGGYDDRILENVEHYKELKKIVQQSDLERHVTFLPSFSDRQKISLLHGCLCVLYTPSNEHFGIVPLEAMYMQCPVIAVNSGGPLESVVHKVTGFLCEPDPVHFSEAMEKFIHKPSLKAMMGLAGKARVAEKFSADVFADQLYQYVTKLV, encoded by the exons ATGGCCGAAAACCTGTGCCGAGCCCGGGCCCGGCTTTACCCCCCGTCTGTGCTGTTCCTGCACCCCGACCTGGGCCTGGGCGGTGCCGAGCGGCTGGTGCTGGACGCGGCCCTGGCGCTGCAGGACTACGGCTGTGACGTGAAGATATGGACGGCGCACTACAACCCAAACCACTGCTTCTTGGAGACCCGCGAGCTCCCGGTGCACTGCGCCGGGGACTGGCTGCCCCGCAGCCTGGGCTGGGGCGGCCGCGGCGCCGCCATCTGCGCATACGTGCGCATGGTCTTCCTGGCGCTCTACGTGCTGTTCCTCTCCGGCGAGGAGTTCGACGTGGTGGTGTGCGACCAG GTGTCTGCCTGTATCCCAGTGTTCAAACTGGCCAGACGGCGTAAGAGGATCCTGTTTTACTGTCACTACCCAGATCTGCTGCTTTCCAAGAGAAATTCTACTGTTAAGCGCTTCTACAGGGCCCCCCTTGACTGGATTGAGGAATACACCACAGGTATGGCAGATCGCATCTTGGTCAACAGCCAGTACACAGCTTCCATCTTTAAGGAAACcttcaagaccctgtctcatgtaAACCCTGATGTCCTCTATCCATCTCTGAACATTGCCAGCTTTGACTTGGCTGTTCCTGACAAGATAGATGACCTAGTCCCTAAGGGAAAACAGTTCCTGTTCCTCTCTATCAACcgatttgaaaggaagaaaaatctgcCTTTGGCACTGAGCGCCTTAGTCCAGCTTCGAGGACGGTTGCCATCTCAAGACTGGGAGAAGGTTCATCTGTTCATGGGTGGTGGTTACGACGATAGAATCCTGGAGAACGTGGAACACTATAAGGAGTTAAAGAAAATAGTCCAGCAGTCAGACCTTGAGCGCCATGTGACCTTCCTGCCATCGTtctcagacagacagaagatCTCACTCCTCCACGGCTGCTTGTGTGTGCTGTACACTCCGAGCAATGAGCACTTCGGCATTGTCCCTCTGGAGGccatgtacatgcagtgcccaGTCATTGCTGTTAATTCAGGTGGGCCCTTGGAGTCTGTCGTCCACAAGgtcacagggtttctgtgtgagCCTGATCCAGTGCACTTCTCAGAAGCAATGGAAAAGTTCATCCACAAACCATCCTTAAAAGCTATGATGGGTCTGGCTGGAAAAGCCAGGGTGGCAGAGAAGTTTTCCGCTGATGTGTTTGCAGACCAGCTCTACCAGTATGTCACCAAACTTGTGTAG
- the Alg2 gene encoding alpha-1,3/1,6-mannosyltransferase ALG2 isoform X2 — MDGALQPKPLLLGDPRAPGALRRGLAAPQPGLGRPRRRHLRIRAHGLPGALRAVPLRRGVRRGGVRPDLLLSKRNSTVKRFYRAPLDWIEEYTTGMADRILVNSQYTASIFKETFKTLSHVNPDVLYPSLNIASFDLAVPDKIDDLVPKGKQFLFLSINRFERKKNLPLALSALVQLRGRLPSQDWEKVHLFMGGGYDDRILENVEHYKELKKIVQQSDLERHVTFLPSFSDRQKISLLHGCLCVLYTPSNEHFGIVPLEAMYMQCPVIAVNSGGPLESVVHKVTGFLCEPDPVHFSEAMEKFIHKPSLKAMMGLAGKARVAEKFSADVFADQLYQYVTKLV; from the exons ATGGACGGCGCACTACAACCCAAACCACTGCTTCTTGGAGACCCGCGAGCTCCCGGTGCACTGCGCCGGGGACTGGCTGCCCCGCAGCCTGGGCTGGGGCGGCCGCGGCGCCGCCATCTGCGCATACGTGCGCATGGTCTTCCTGGCGCTCTACGTGCTGTTCCTCTCCGGCGAGGAGTTCGACGTGGTGGTGTGCGACCAG ATCTGCTGCTTTCCAAGAGAAATTCTACTGTTAAGCGCTTCTACAGGGCCCCCCTTGACTGGATTGAGGAATACACCACAGGTATGGCAGATCGCATCTTGGTCAACAGCCAGTACACAGCTTCCATCTTTAAGGAAACcttcaagaccctgtctcatgtaAACCCTGATGTCCTCTATCCATCTCTGAACATTGCCAGCTTTGACTTGGCTGTTCCTGACAAGATAGATGACCTAGTCCCTAAGGGAAAACAGTTCCTGTTCCTCTCTATCAACcgatttgaaaggaagaaaaatctgcCTTTGGCACTGAGCGCCTTAGTCCAGCTTCGAGGACGGTTGCCATCTCAAGACTGGGAGAAGGTTCATCTGTTCATGGGTGGTGGTTACGACGATAGAATCCTGGAGAACGTGGAACACTATAAGGAGTTAAAGAAAATAGTCCAGCAGTCAGACCTTGAGCGCCATGTGACCTTCCTGCCATCGTtctcagacagacagaagatCTCACTCCTCCACGGCTGCTTGTGTGTGCTGTACACTCCGAGCAATGAGCACTTCGGCATTGTCCCTCTGGAGGccatgtacatgcagtgcccaGTCATTGCTGTTAATTCAGGTGGGCCCTTGGAGTCTGTCGTCCACAAGgtcacagggtttctgtgtgagCCTGATCCAGTGCACTTCTCAGAAGCAATGGAAAAGTTCATCCACAAACCATCCTTAAAAGCTATGATGGGTCTGGCTGGAAAAGCCAGGGTGGCAGAGAAGTTTTCCGCTGATGTGTTTGCAGACCAGCTCTACCAGTATGTCACCAAACTTGTGTAG